The Platichthys flesus chromosome 5, fPlaFle2.1, whole genome shotgun sequence genome contains the following window.
CAGAGATGAACCCTCATtcattttccttcctcctctctctttctttcctcccagGCTCCTGTAAATGCTGAGCTGGTGAGCTGCCTGTCGAGGACGGCGATGGGAACTCTTCCACCTTTAGCTGCAGCTGTAGGAGGCCTAGCCAGCCAGGAAGCTCTCAAGGCCATCACAGGGAAGTTTGCACCACTTCAGCAATGGGTAGGTCATAACATTTTAACAGTAGTTCTTGTTTTCAAAGGCCAAATGTTGCTTTTTCAGTTCAATAGCAAAGTCTATTCCATTTCTATTGCAACACATTTATGGGAACTATTAACTCTAATAGCTTTACAAATATTCCTTCAGCATTTTgcatctttttttatataacttAACTGTTAACTTTATCTCTGTTCAGTTTTACCTTGATGCCATCGAAGTTGTTAGGCCTCTTCAGTCTCTTACTGCAGAGGAGTTCATTCCCAGGGGCGACCGATATGACGGATTACGAGCTTGTATTGGCGAATCTATGTGCCTTGAACTGCACAAGCTCAGAGTCTTCATGGTGAGACTCTCAGCTTTTTATGGTATCTTTTATGTTGCATTAAGTTGAAGGATACATTTGAGTAAATGTCTTCTCTTCTGTTCCAGGTCGGCTGTGGTGCCATAGGCTGTGAGATGTTAAAAAACTTTGCTCTGCTTGGGGTTGGATTGGCCAAGTGCTCAGGAGAGGTGGGCATCcgctccctttttcttttctctcctctgtcttacTGCAACTCTACAATTTACTGAAACTAACTGGACTGCATCTGTCCTTCCTCAGGTGTGCATTACAGACCCGGACCTCATAGAAAAGTCCAACCTCAACAGGCAGTTTCTCTTCAGACCACATCATATACAAGTGAATACACTTCCTTTTCCACTTGTGTTCCCTCAATATTAAATTACATGAATCACAGTACACTCACTATGCTGTACAGACACTCAcactcctgtttcttccttgtctCAGAAACCGAAGAGtaccacagcagcagaagccACTTGCGATATCAACCCCGACCTGCAGGTGGATGCACACCTCAACAAGGTGTGCCCGGCTACCGACAATATCTACAGTGACTCCTTCTATTCCGGCATGAACCTGGTGGTCACAGCGCTGGACAACGTGGAGGCCCGGAGATATGTAGACAGGTTGGTGGAAATGATAATGTAGTGTTATTGAAGTTCATTTTTAACTTCAGACGGTAGTGCTATGCAAGCACTGGCCCTGCAAGGTCCAAGACTATTTGGAACACTAGGTGGCGTTATGAGCAAAGTTCAATCCATAAATCAGAATATATCTTCTATAAATGTGATAAAAGAATGttattaaaacattaatttcTTTCATCAGTTATGTAATTTATTACATTAAAGTGTTCTGTATCTGTTCAaagcatttaagtaatttataACTTCCTGTGATCTAATGGCATTGGGCCAAGTactgatgttgtgtttctgtatgCATTTAATTTCCAGTCGCTGTGTATCCAATCAGAGACCTCTCCTTGACTCGGGTACCATGGGAACTAAAGGACACACAGAAATCATTGTGCCAAATTTGACAGAGTCCTACAATAGCCATGTGAGTGTGAAAGCATATTTTTATTCTTTGCTCCATTTTCTTCCTGCATTGTTCATCTTCAGTGActcaacaaacacagactttattCTAAGAACAATCATTCAACATATATCTTCCAGAGAGACCCCCCAGAGGAGGAAATCCCATTCTGCACACTAAAATCTTTCCCCTCTGTCATCGAGCACACCATCCAGTGGGCCAGAGacaaggtttgtttttcttaccaAATCCCTCTTTCATTTTTCGCGTGATGATTATTTTAGTTTTCGGAATCTCTGTCTGTGTACCGTCctaatttaaatttttatttCCATGGGTTTACGTAGTTTGAAAATGCATTTGCCCACAAGCCCTCCGTGTACAACCTGTTCTGGCAGACTCACTCCTCGGGTGAAGCGGTGCTACAGGTAAGACTTTGCATACCATCAAGTATTTCAATAACCTTTTAATGTTATACAATAAACATGGATTTGaatgttcatttgtttgtgtttttgcagaggATGCAGGCAGGGGACAGCCTGGAGGCGTCATTTCAGGTCATTAAGCTGCTAAGCAGACGACCCAGTCAATGGGAACAATGCATTGCTGTAGCCCGCCTGAAGTTTGAAAAGTATTTCAAGAGAAAGGTAATTAATCGCAAcctgtaaatacacaaatactCATAACATGGTGCAACATGATAACCGTTGTTTTCTGCTGTTCTTTTCATCAAGGCCCTACAACTGTTGTACTCTTTCCCCCTGGACACAAGGTTAAAAGATGGAAGTaagttttttattaaacacacatttgccTCTAAATTATTTCACAGTAATTTTATATGTGTAACTACAGTATAAAATGAATGTACATAGTAAAATCTTTGTCCTCATCCTTAGGTTTGTTTTGGCAATCCCCTAAAAGACCTCCAGCACCCATTGATTTCGACTTGAACGACTCTTTGTGAGTGCTGCATTATTTCATATTACACTTCAAGcctcttttattattttgtgtttcacatctGAGCCTCTTGGCAAACCCAACTCTGTTCCCATCAGGCACTTCACTTTCATCATCAGCGCTGCTCGGCTTTTCGCCGGGATTTATAACATCCCATACTCAGAAAAGGTAGGTCGTCtgcactcacgcacacactgtCTCAAATACAAGTAACCCACTTAGTGACTAATCCTTTCCATCTTTCAGGACCTCTCCAAAGAGGCAGTGGCCAGGATTCTCTCCGATGTCAAGATTCCTGAGTACAGGCCTTCAGAGAAAGTAAGCCTCTCCACTCATCTGCTCCTTGATGTCTGAATGTAGAGCAAGGAATCCTGAACTTGTTTGCTGTGGATCTGTCCCTTCCAGTGTATAGAGACAGACGAGACAGTAAGGAAGCCTGATCAGACGAAGATGTCTCAAAGCAGtcatgaggagagggaggccaTCACACAGCTAGAGCAGGCCATAGCTGCTGACCGCGTCACCCCTGgtacatgaataataaataaatatacactgAAGATGGTTGTATTACTATCATTATTATATCTCGTGTTAACTCCTATGTGTGAATCTCTCTGTAGAGAGATTGCAGATGCGGCTGCTGCAGTTTGAGAAGGACGATGACAGCAACGGCCACTTGGACTATGTCACGTCAGCATCTGCTCTCCGGGCGAAGATGTACTCCATCGAGCCGGCTGACCGACTCAAGACCAAGCGCATCGCTGGCAAGATCATCCCTGCCATCGCCACTGCAACGGCTGCTGTGGCTGGACTGGTGAGAGCAGCGACCCAACACACTTCTGTCTTTCCAAGAAGTGTATTGAGAAAAGGCTTGAATTTACAATTCACAGACATGCATGTTTGAGATGTTGCCATCCTGTGTTAATGAGTGATAATATGATTTCAGCtttttttgtctatttgctctttttatatcttttttgtatgtttgttgatGTACTCAGGTGGCTCTCGAGTTAATCAAGGTGGTTGGAGGCTACGGGTTTGAATCTTTCAACAACTGCTTCTTTAACCTGGCCATCCCTGTAGTGGTGCTCACCGAGCCTGCACCAGTCAAACGGACACTCATCAGGTAAGAGCTAACCTACACAGCCCCCTCACCTCACTAATGCAGCATCACAACAAAGTTCAAGTTGCAAGCTGACAGTTGAGTGGTGTCTTTCCCCAGGGACGACATCTACTTCTCCATCTGGGACTGTTGGACTATCTTTGGCCATGAGGACTTCACTCTGTCTGACTTGATCAATGCAGTGAAAGTAAGAAACATTACTCGCATTATACTGCTTTTGATTATCCTgaggttttttttaacacttATTTGAATCTATCTTAATGGTGGTGTCAAATAACATGTTGATGCTTTTTTATGACAGGAGAAGTATGGAATTGAACCCACTATGGTTGTCCATGGTGTGAAAATGCTCTACGTGCCTGTGATGCCTGGACATTCAAAGAGACTTAAATTGACGTGAGTGCCTTACCTGAAAATAAGTCTTTTTCTCACCTTGATCTTtgttcagattttgtttttgtgctggaAATGGTTCAAAATGCACCTGTTGTCCACAATGTACAGACTGTTTTAACTCTGACTCTCTGCAGGATGCAGAAGCTGATCAAGCCATCAGTGGACCGCCGCTATGTC
Protein-coding sequences here:
- the uba6 gene encoding ubiquitin-like modifier-activating enzyme 6; its protein translation is MAADSMEIDDSLYSRQRYVLGDSAMHQMAQSSVFLSGMGGLGVEIAKNIVLAGVKAVTLHDTKQCETWDLGTNFFIRKEDVLNSRKRVEAVGPRVAELNPYVHVDMSSSALDDNTDLSFLSQYQCVIMTQARLNLQKRVNEYCHSQQPPIRFISCDAYGICVRVFCDFGEEFEVSDPTGEEPKEIFIQTISQDNPGVVTCMDNQPHGLQTGQSVVFREVNGMVELNGTARQVSVLSPHSYAIGDTSQLQPYAHGGFFFLVKTPKTYTFETIERQLCDPQVLTPDFSKPEAPLQIHAAMLALDTFQEQHSRLPSIGCLQDAEVLLKLTEEVNATLRNKAPVNAELVSCLSRTAMGTLPPLAAAVGGLASQEALKAITGKFAPLQQWFYLDAIEVVRPLQSLTAEEFIPRGDRYDGLRACIGESMCLELHKLRVFMVGCGAIGCEMLKNFALLGVGLAKCSGEVCITDPDLIEKSNLNRQFLFRPHHIQKPKSTTAAEATCDINPDLQVDAHLNKVCPATDNIYSDSFYSGMNLVVTALDNVEARRYVDSRCVSNQRPLLDSGTMGTKGHTEIIVPNLTESYNSHRDPPEEEIPFCTLKSFPSVIEHTIQWARDKFENAFAHKPSVYNLFWQTHSSGEAVLQRMQAGDSLEASFQVIKLLSRRPSQWEQCIAVARLKFEKYFKRKALQLLYSFPLDTRLKDGSLFWQSPKRPPAPIDFDLNDSLHFTFIISAARLFAGIYNIPYSEKDLSKEAVARILSDVKIPEYRPSEKCIETDETVRKPDQTKMSQSSHEEREAITQLEQAIAADRVTPERLQMRLLQFEKDDDSNGHLDYVTSASALRAKMYSIEPADRLKTKRIAGKIIPAIATATAAVAGLVALELIKVVGGYGFESFNNCFFNLAIPVVVLTEPAPVKRTLIRDDIYFSIWDCWTIFGHEDFTLSDLINAVKEKYGIEPTMVVHGVKMLYVPVMPGHSKRLKLTMQKLIKPSVDRRYVDLTMSFAPEADGDEDLAGPPVRYYFSRDGETP